A portion of the Vicia villosa cultivar HV-30 ecotype Madison, WI unplaced genomic scaffold, Vvil1.0 ctg.000236F_1_1_3, whole genome shotgun sequence genome contains these proteins:
- the LOC131625776 gene encoding cell wall protein RBR3-like has translation MRSRMLPTKSGLETVWAGAVSTTAVARRKKIKEVPTQKDSGASKSNKPSESDSIATSKKPTNSKPPVGSKRQASSTVVSDDEDKSPPRTRQGHRKRQKAITPSGKEKGLGSSKVASPSDKASSEESPLKTSSNAFVVESHNSSPDNIPPKDDTGTATSGLKTYNFTINVDKPQDISQNKSHVLSPVFEDARPFTTILPDEPVEESQSTDESPTTHQDKNLEENHPFSGSDNVNPQPHGSEDTVSEQDAMEETSKPDKHNPIETSTLDTETTPGATSMPAPAKPTPSELEQLKQTDPLSFLKAMMNVNTTSPSELDISPAVLVESESGFVSSLERSFRGDCFARFSS, from the exons ATGCGTTCTCgtatgctaccaaccaaatctggtctcgagacagtttgggctgGTGCag TCTCAACTACAGCCGTTGCTCGAAGAAAGAAGATTAAAGAAGTTCCTACACAGAAGGACTCTGGGGCATCTAAAAGTAACAAGCCAAGTGAGAGTGATTCCATTGCCACtagcaagaaacccacg AATTCGAAACCCCCGGTAGGTTCGAAACGACAAGCCTCTTCAACAGTTGTctcagatgatgaagacaaatctcctcctcgtaccaggCAAGGCCATAGAAAGAGACAGAAAGCTATTACTCCTTCGGGAAAAGAGAAAGGGCTAGGTTCCTCCAAAGTTGCTTCTCCTAGCGACAAGGCGTCTTCTGAGGAATCACCTTTAAAAACTTCCAGTAATGCCTTCGTTGTCGAAAGTCATaactcaagtccagacaatattccacccaag GATGAtactggcactgccacttcaggtcttAAGACTTACAATTTCACCATTAATGTCGATAAACCTCAAG ATATTTCCCAAAATAAAtcccatgttctctcaccagtttTTGAAGATGCCAGGCCTTTTACCACCATCTTACCTGATgagccagtcgaagaaagccaatccactgacgaatccccaacTACTCATCAAGATAAAAACTTGGAAGAAAATCATCCATTCTCAGGTAGTGACAACGTGAATCCACAACCACATGGTAGTGAAGATACTGTATCcgaacaagatgctatggaggaaacttcTAAACCAGATAAACACAATCCTATAGAAACTTCAACTCTTGACACAGAAACTACTCCTGGGGCAACTTCGATGCCTGCCCCTGCGAAGCCCACTCCTTCGGAACTGGAacagcttaagcaaactgatcctctcagttttCTAAAAGCTATGATGAATGTGAATACTACTTCGCCTTCAGAACTTGACATCTCTCCAGCTGTCCTTGTAGAATCTG aaagtggatttgttTCGAGTCTCGAAAGAAGTttcagaggtgattgttttgctaGGTTCTCTAGTTGA
- the LOC131625777 gene encoding uncharacterized protein LOC131625777, which yields MMLTVKKGPLCYDDIKTVDGKKHKTFRGACFAMGFLQDDREFVEAIKEAHVWGSGLFLCKLFVTMLMSSSVNRPEHLWRLTWKFLSDGILYDQRLLARDQGLTLSDAELKELTLIAIETLLQNKNKSLKDFKPMPYPKDFVVSFIGNQLLYDERQYDVLEQQQLFAKLYSSLTDEQRNIFHEIMDAVEKQRGGVFFLYGYGGTGKTFMWNTLSSALRSKKKIVLPVASSGIASLLLPGGRTAHSRFKIPVPTLENSICNINKKDDLVALLKVTDLIIWDEAPMANKFCFESLDKSLKDIMSGMPNASQKIFGGMVVVFGGDFIQILPVIPRGTRSDIIHAKINSSYIWDHCKVLKLTKNMRLQSGISASTTDDIRSFSEWILNIGDGTMCEPNDGYADICIPREFLISNFSDPIKAIVEDAYPDLIHNYLDLDYFQSCAILASTIEVVDDINKYITNLLLGEDKEYFSSDSIDKSDATNFDAYEHVTP from the exons ATGATGCTCACTGTGAAGAAAGGCCCTTTATGTTATGATGACATCAAAACTGTTGATGGCAAAAAACATAAAACTTTTAGAGGAGCATGTTTTGCTATGGGATTTCTACAAGATGATAGAGAATTTGTTGAGGCAATAAAAGAGGCACATGTTTGGGGATCTGGGTTATTTTTATGCAAGTTATTTGTTACGATGTTGATGTCGTCATCCGTGAATAGACCGGAACATCTGTGGAGATTGACTTGGAAGTTTTTATCAGATGGTATTCTTTATGATCAACGATTATTGGCAAGAGATCAAG GGTTGACACTAAGTGATGCGGAGCTAAAGGAACTTACTTTAATTGCTATTGAAACACtattacaaaacaaaaataaaagcttGAAAGATTTCAAGCCAATGCCATATCCCAAGGATTTTGTTGTTTCCTTTATAGGAAATCAGCTTCTCTATGATGAACGTCAATACGATGTTCTTGAACAACAACAACTTTTTGCTAAATTGTACTCATCTCTGACAG ATGAGCAAAGAAACATTTTTCATGAAATCATGGATGCTGTCGAGAAGCAACGAGGTGGAGTCTTTTTCTTATATGGCTATGGAGGAACTGGTAAGACCTTTATGTGGAACACTTTATCATCTGCACTTAGGTCTAAGAAAAAAATTGTCTTGCCGGTTGCATCAAGTGGGATTGCAAGTTTATTGTTACCAGGTGGCCGAACAGCTCATTCTAGGTTTAAGATTCCTGTCCCTACTTTAGAAAATTCTATTTGCAACATTAACAAAAAAGATGATCTTGTTGCGCTTCTAAAGGTGACCGATCTTATAATATGGGATGAAGCTCCGATGGCTAACAAATTTTGCTTTGAATCTCTTGAtaaatccttgaaagatattatgaGCGGAATGCCTAATGCATCTCAAAAAATATTTGGAGGTATGGTTGTCGTCTTTGGTGGTGATTTTATACAAATTCTCCCTGTTATACCAAGAGGTACTAGATCTGATATTATCCATGCAAAAATCAATTCTTCGTATATTTGGGACCACTGTAAAGTCTTGAAGCTTACAAAGAACATGCGGTTACAATCTGGTATAAGTGCTTCTACTACTGATGACATTAGGAGCTTTTCAGAATGGATTTTAAATATTGGGGATGGGACCATGTGTGAGCCGAATGATGGTTATGCTGATATTTGTATTCCACGTGAGTTTTTAATTTCAAACTTTTCAGATCCCATTAAGGCAATTGTGGAGGATGCCTACCCTGATCTTATTCATAACTATCTTGATTTGGACTATTTCCAAAGTTGTGCAATCTTAGCTTCAACAATTGAAGTAGTTGATGATATCAACAAATATATCACAAACCTTCTTCTAG GAGAAGACAAAGAATACTTCAGTAGCGATTCTATAGATAAATCTGATGCTACTAACTTTGATGCATATGAGCATGTCACACCTTAA
- the LOC131625782 gene encoding WRKY DNA-binding transcription factor 70-like — MENENLGHGRGTVIDELLRGRQIANQLRNILNENCGDIDDSNGSTTPFAEHLLKEVLVTFTNSLLFLNDTQTSEVSDVQLTKSEDSLESNCKSSSVVKERRGCYKRRKVSQTWEKESEYLVEDGHQWRKYGQKTILKTKFPRNYYRCTHKTEQGCKATKQVQKVQEDPPLYKTTYYGHHACRILQSPEIIADSSFSPSHGSSMFLSFDNSFPTPAKQDCPFLSSPSYPSTSSSISSLKKECKEEIVHPPHSSSANDYYLSGLTFDDPEKDVTLSSTLDSHQLGFNIPDILYEGVLNWPLFKC; from the exons atggaaaatgaaaacCTAGGTCACGGTCGTGGGACGGTGATTGATGAGTTATTAAGAGGACGTCAAATTGCAAATCAACTTAGAAATATCCTCAATGAAAATTGTGGTGATATTGATGATAGTAATGGATCAACAACACCATTTGCTGAGCATCTTTTGAAGGAAGTGCTTGTCACCTTTACCAATTCTCTCTTGTTCTTGAATGATACTCAAACTTCAGAAGTCTCTGATGTGCAACTCACCAAATCTGAAGATTCTTTGGAGAGTAATTGTAAGAGTAGTTCCGTTGTTAAGGAACGAAGAGGCTGTTACAAAAGAAG AAAAGTTTCACAAACATGGGAAAAGGAATCTGAATATCTAGTGGAAGATGGTCATCAATGGAGAAAGTATGGACAAAAAACTATCCTCAAGACCAAATTCCCAAG GAACTACTACAGGTGCACCCACAAAACTGAACAAGGTTGCAAAGCAACAAAACAAGTGCAAAAAGTTCAAGAGGATCCACCTCTTTACAAAACAACTTACTATGGTCATCACGCTTGTAGAATCTTACAAAGTCCTGAGATCATAGCGGATTCATCATTTTCTCCTTCTCATGGCTCTTCCATGTTCCTTAGTTTTGACAACTCTTTCCCAACACCAGCCAAACAAGACTGCCCTTTTCTCTCATCACCTTCTTatccatcaacatcatcatcaatatcatcattgaAAAAGGAGTGCAAGGAAGAGATTGTTCATCCTCCTCATTCATCTTCTGCTAATGATTATTACCTCTCTGGACTCACTTTTGATGATCCAGAAAAGGATGTCACACTATCATCAACACTTGATTCTCATCAACTAGGTTTCAATATTCCTGATATCTTGTATGAGGGTGTCCTTAATTGGCCTCTTTTTAAATGCTAG